One window of the Shewanella khirikhana genome contains the following:
- a CDS encoding flavohemoglobin expression-modulating QEGLA motif protein → MNDARLRYCEHLKQFSDRLIALQAPIKILDAIKWPRELEQTFFDKGANSLPLVNKAFYDRLTLPFDAHGTQRELKALKQEIHRTLGKDDSLGKLLVANVDQYRLVIDMLGHRGTPQFGKLSKTLYGSASNKLHGDRHTLRQLGDRLSYIFSLPAAAHMNKQHPKDIDAASAVDHLGSRLSKYFHSDEMRVKLSDGIVSDAAVGGDTVKINSKAVFSKADLNVYEVHEGWVHVGTTLNGRAQPHATWLSVGSPRVAAAQEGLAVLMEMLTLSSTPGRARRISDRVTAVDMAENGADFIEVYRYFREQNLSKKDSYRVTQRVFRGGMVEGGSCFTKDISYVRGYVENVNFIRSAIASGIPELIPMLFLGKLAIEDIPTLYLAYREGILAGPRYLPPMFDDYSGLYAWFGFATGLGNINLKGVQRHFQRQFRILPNVEPMFPAVEDTEFDAPAD, encoded by the coding sequence ATGAACGATGCCAGACTCAGGTATTGTGAACACCTGAAACAGTTTTCTGATCGCCTCATCGCCCTGCAAGCCCCCATCAAAATTCTCGATGCCATCAAGTGGCCAAGAGAGCTGGAGCAGACCTTTTTTGACAAAGGTGCCAATAGCTTACCTCTGGTCAACAAGGCTTTTTACGACCGGCTTACCTTGCCCTTTGACGCCCACGGCACCCAGAGGGAGCTCAAGGCGCTGAAGCAGGAAATTCACCGCACCCTGGGCAAGGACGACAGCCTCGGAAAACTGCTGGTCGCCAACGTGGATCAATACCGCTTGGTTATCGACATGCTGGGCCACAGGGGCACTCCACAATTCGGAAAGCTCAGTAAAACCCTGTACGGCAGCGCCAGCAACAAGCTTCATGGCGACAGACACACCCTGCGTCAGCTCGGCGATCGCCTCAGCTACATCTTCTCGCTGCCCGCCGCGGCGCACATGAACAAACAACATCCCAAGGATATAGACGCCGCCAGCGCCGTCGATCACCTTGGCTCGCGGCTGAGCAAATATTTCCACAGCGACGAGATGCGGGTAAAACTCAGCGACGGTATTGTCTCCGATGCGGCCGTGGGTGGTGATACAGTAAAAATCAATTCCAAAGCCGTTTTCAGCAAGGCCGATTTGAACGTGTACGAAGTGCACGAAGGTTGGGTGCACGTGGGCACCACCCTGAACGGTCGCGCCCAGCCCCACGCCACCTGGCTTAGCGTGGGCTCACCCCGGGTAGCCGCTGCTCAGGAAGGCTTGGCAGTATTGATGGAGATGCTGACCCTGAGCTCGACCCCCGGCCGAGCCCGCAGGATCAGCGACCGGGTAACAGCCGTAGACATGGCGGAAAATGGCGCTGATTTCATTGAGGTTTATCGTTATTTTCGCGAGCAAAATCTCAGTAAGAAAGACAGCTACCGCGTCACCCAGCGGGTATTTCGCGGTGGCATGGTTGAAGGCGGCAGCTGCTTTACCAAAGATATTTCCTACGTGCGCGGCTATGTCGAAAACGTTAACTTTATCCGCAGCGCCATTGCCTCAGGGATCCCGGAACTCATTCCCATGCTGTTCCTTGGCAAGCTTGCCATTGAGGATATTCCGACCCTGTATCTGGCCTACCGTGAAGGCATCCTCGCCGGCCCCAGATACCTGCCGCCAATGTTTGATGACTACAGCGGCCTCTATGCCTGGTTTGGCTTCGCCACAGGGCTGGGCAACATCAACCTCAAGGGGGTGCAGCGCCACTTCCAGAGGCAGTTCCGTATTCTGCCCAACGTGGAACCCATGTTCCCGGCAGTGGAAGATACCGAATTCGACGCCCCGGCCGACTAG
- a CDS encoding CHASE domain-containing protein — protein MSKAPPAKPFRAPRFVWVVMLVAFVFSFGGWLLFHQYINGRGIERFEDLAQEMRLAIEARMQAYEQVLRSGVGLFKASDFVSRDEWHIYVANAKLQEYYPGIQGFGFSKILDAKDLPTLEQQIRAEGFSDFAVYPANQRERYHVIIYLEPFDWRNQRAFGYDMYTEPNRRRAIDWAMNSGNAAVSAKITLVQETGQDVQAGFLMYLPLYADERNSPEAVTGMVYAAFRVDDLMRGILGNHFPALDLEIYDGSSLDTDALMYSSAQPHAQWHYQTLVPLQLGGHQWQLNIGSTSNFISDSERLQSGLMLLMTVIFQLLMFYFLVSIARARHQEALLSDEVMANERRFRLVVEASPSALIITDNKGIITLVNIHTEQLFGYTREELLGQSVNMLLPGQLQGNHQQHIESYLANPIAKKMSLRDELYGSDKKGRLIPIEVGLTPIHFASGMSVLATINDISVRRSVEVQRLAHTRELERINKELDSFAYIASHDLKSPLRGIEQLSVWIEEDLSGKLDKSTAKYLKLIRSRIDRMSNLLDGLLMYSRIGRIEEAMSDIELGSLVRDTFAYVAPPSGFELKISSPGVQLHTARVPLELVFRNLFANAIKHHDLEKGVIEVNWTEDEHWLQCCVSDDGPGIAPEYQEKVFEIFQTLKSRDEVEGCGLGLSLVRKTVERYGGKVWLESSGRGCRFWFSWPEHMEATR, from the coding sequence ATGTCGAAAGCTCCCCCCGCAAAACCTTTCCGCGCTCCCCGCTTTGTGTGGGTGGTGATGCTGGTTGCTTTTGTGTTTTCCTTCGGCGGTTGGCTGTTGTTCCATCAGTACATTAATGGTCGCGGCATCGAACGCTTCGAAGACTTGGCGCAGGAGATGCGCCTGGCGATTGAGGCCCGGATGCAGGCCTATGAACAGGTGCTTCGCAGCGGTGTGGGGCTGTTTAAAGCCTCAGACTTTGTTTCCCGCGACGAGTGGCATATCTATGTCGCCAATGCCAAATTGCAGGAATATTATCCAGGTATTCAGGGGTTTGGTTTCAGTAAAATTCTTGATGCCAAAGACTTGCCCACCCTTGAGCAACAGATCCGCGCTGAAGGCTTCAGCGACTTTGCTGTTTATCCCGCCAACCAACGTGAGCGTTACCACGTCATTATCTACCTAGAACCCTTTGATTGGCGCAATCAGCGCGCCTTCGGTTACGACATGTATACCGAACCCAACCGTCGCCGGGCGATAGATTGGGCCATGAACAGCGGCAATGCCGCAGTGTCGGCCAAAATTACCCTGGTGCAGGAAACCGGGCAGGATGTTCAGGCTGGCTTTTTGATGTATTTGCCGCTGTATGCCGATGAGCGCAACAGCCCGGAAGCCGTGACCGGCATGGTGTATGCGGCTTTTAGGGTGGATGACCTGATGCGCGGCATTCTTGGCAATCATTTTCCGGCGCTGGATTTGGAGATTTACGATGGCAGCAGTCTGGACACTGATGCGCTGATGTACAGCTCTGCCCAGCCCCACGCGCAGTGGCACTACCAAACGCTGGTACCGCTGCAACTTGGCGGACATCAGTGGCAGCTCAATATAGGCTCAACCTCCAACTTTATCAGTGACTCCGAACGGTTGCAGAGCGGACTGATGCTGCTGATGACGGTGATTTTCCAGCTGCTGATGTTCTATTTTCTGGTGAGCATTGCCCGCGCCCGGCATCAGGAAGCCTTGTTGTCCGATGAAGTGATGGCCAACGAAAGGCGTTTCCGACTGGTGGTGGAGGCATCGCCGAGCGCCCTTATCATCACCGACAATAAGGGCATCATTACCCTGGTGAATATCCACACCGAGCAGCTTTTTGGTTATACCCGCGAGGAGTTGCTTGGTCAGAGCGTGAATATGCTGCTGCCCGGCCAATTACAGGGCAACCACCAGCAGCATATTGAGTCTTATCTTGCCAACCCCATCGCCAAGAAGATGTCACTGCGTGACGAGCTGTATGGCAGTGATAAAAAGGGCCGACTGATCCCCATTGAGGTGGGGCTTACCCCTATTCATTTTGCATCCGGTATGTCGGTGCTTGCCACCATTAACGATATCTCGGTGCGCCGCAGCGTAGAGGTGCAGCGCCTGGCCCATACCCGTGAGCTTGAACGGATCAATAAAGAGCTCGACAGCTTCGCTTATATCGCTTCCCACGATTTGAAATCGCCGCTGAGGGGCATTGAACAGCTGAGTGTGTGGATTGAAGAAGACCTCAGCGGCAAGCTGGATAAATCCACTGCCAAGTACTTAAAGCTTATCCGCAGCCGTATTGACCGGATGAGCAATCTGCTCGATGGCTTGCTGATGTATTCCCGCATTGGCCGCATTGAAGAAGCAATGTCTGACATCGAGCTTGGCAGCCTGGTGCGTGACACCTTCGCCTATGTGGCGCCGCCCAGTGGCTTTGAGCTCAAAATCAGTTCCCCCGGCGTGCAGTTGCACACCGCCAGGGTGCCGCTGGAGCTGGTGTTTCGCAATCTGTTTGCCAATGCCATTAAGCACCATGATCTCGAAAAAGGGGTGATTGAAGTGAATTGGACTGAGGATGAGCACTGGCTGCAGTGCTGTGTCAGTGATGACGGTCCAGGCATAGCGCCCGAATACCAGGAAAAGGTATTTGAGATATTTCAAACGCTTAAGTCGCGTGATGAAGTGGAAGGATGTGGCTTGGGCTTATCCCTGGTGCGAAAAACAGTTGAGCGCTACGGCGGCAAGGTGTGGCTGGAGTCATCCGGTCGCGGCTGCCGTTTTTGGTTTTCCTGGCCAGAACATATGGAAGCAACCAGATGA
- a CDS encoding response regulator, producing the protein MNNPTEYQQAVLFLVDDDDVDYMAVERAMQKMRLLNPLVRARDGQTALDMLKSGEVQGAFIILLDLNMPRMNGLEFLAALRADPHLSSSVVFVLTTSRSDEDKVAAYSFNVAGYLVKHNINEEFSNIINMLEGYWRIVELPKI; encoded by the coding sequence ATGAATAATCCAACCGAGTACCAACAGGCGGTCTTGTTTCTGGTCGACGATGATGACGTTGACTACATGGCGGTTGAGCGGGCAATGCAGAAGATGCGGCTGCTAAATCCCCTCGTCAGGGCAAGGGATGGGCAAACTGCGCTGGATATGCTTAAGAGTGGTGAAGTGCAGGGCGCTTTTATCATACTGCTGGATTTGAATATGCCACGGATGAATGGGTTGGAGTTTCTGGCGGCCCTCAGGGCCGATCCTCACTTAAGCTCGTCGGTGGTTTTTGTGCTCACCACCTCCCGCTCCGATGAAGACAAGGTGGCCGCCTACAGTTTCAACGTGGCCGGATATTTGGTTAAGCACAACATTAATGAAGAGTTCTCCAACATTATCAATATGCTGGAGGGTTATTGGCGCATTGTTGAACTGCCAAAGATATGA
- a CDS encoding putative bifunctional diguanylate cyclase/phosphodiesterase yields MNLLLVDDDEVDREMIVRALSQSDREFVVSQSSHAKEALALFGKNRYDGILLDYMLPDANGLEVLTWLNDVGNEDTAVVMISRYEDDKLAERCIELGAQDFLLKDEVTPGRLCRAIINARQRFSMAKALRHSHEKLKELAEHDSLTRLVNRYGFDLCLNRALSQVRRTGGMLSVILLDLDDFKGINDTLGHQMGDVLLVEVASRLSSALRESDLIARIGGDEFVALLCDQNHKFLPFGLARRLLDTFEEPFALGDTTVMIGASLGIAMYGECANTADELLKCADIAMYRAKQEGRNQIQCYSRELESEVRYRTRIEQGLRRAILDKEFRLFYQGKFDSRTGQLTGMEALLRWQHPEDGLLAPDSFMAIAEDAGLMEEIGGWVLETACNQTRAWLDIVGEDIPGLSVAVNFSASQIAAEKLPHVIRDALASSGLAPQNLELEITENALIKRPEEIAHALACVAAMGVTLALDDFGTGYSSLEHLMHFPIQVIKIDKSLVSTVPEDEKGCKLLTALLNFTEGFDMVSVAEGIETREQAEFCAAHGCRLLQGYLYGRPVDAATFEQEVLLPAVSKYRVG; encoded by the coding sequence ATGAATCTGCTGTTGGTGGATGATGATGAAGTCGATCGCGAAATGATTGTCAGAGCCCTGTCCCAGTCGGATAGGGAGTTTGTGGTATCGCAATCCAGTCATGCCAAAGAAGCCTTGGCCCTGTTTGGCAAAAACCGTTACGACGGCATTCTGCTCGATTATATGCTGCCCGATGCCAATGGTCTGGAAGTGCTGACCTGGCTCAATGACGTGGGGAACGAAGATACCGCCGTGGTCATGATTAGCCGCTACGAGGACGACAAACTGGCAGAGCGCTGCATTGAATTGGGTGCCCAGGACTTTTTGCTCAAAGATGAGGTCACTCCGGGGCGCCTGTGCCGCGCAATCATCAACGCCCGCCAGCGTTTTTCCATGGCCAAGGCGCTGCGTCACAGCCACGAAAAGCTCAAAGAGCTGGCCGAGCATGACTCTCTGACCCGACTGGTGAACCGCTATGGCTTCGATTTGTGCTTGAATCGGGCGCTGAGCCAGGTCAGGCGCACTGGCGGTATGCTCAGCGTTATCCTGCTGGATCTGGATGATTTCAAGGGGATTAATGACACTCTTGGCCACCAGATGGGGGATGTGCTGCTGGTGGAAGTGGCGAGCCGATTGTCGTCGGCGCTGCGAGAAAGTGACTTGATTGCCCGCATTGGTGGCGATGAGTTTGTGGCCCTGCTTTGCGATCAGAACCATAAGTTTTTACCTTTCGGGCTTGCCAGGCGGCTTCTGGATACCTTTGAGGAGCCCTTCGCCCTCGGTGATACCACGGTAATGATAGGCGCAAGCCTTGGCATTGCTATGTACGGTGAGTGTGCCAACACTGCCGATGAGTTGCTTAAGTGCGCCGATATCGCCATGTACCGGGCCAAACAGGAAGGCCGTAATCAAATTCAATGTTACTCGCGGGAGCTGGAATCTGAGGTTCGCTACCGCACCCGTATCGAGCAGGGACTCAGACGGGCGATACTGGATAAAGAATTCCGGCTGTTTTATCAGGGGAAATTCGATAGCCGCACCGGGCAGTTAACCGGTATGGAAGCGCTGCTTCGCTGGCAACATCCCGAAGATGGCCTGCTGGCGCCGGACAGCTTTATGGCCATTGCCGAAGATGCCGGGCTTATGGAGGAAATTGGCGGCTGGGTACTGGAAACCGCCTGCAACCAAACCCGAGCGTGGCTCGATATAGTCGGAGAAGACATTCCTGGATTATCGGTGGCCGTTAACTTTTCCGCCTCGCAAATCGCCGCCGAAAAATTGCCCCATGTTATCCGCGACGCCTTGGCCAGTTCCGGGCTGGCGCCACAAAACCTTGAACTCGAAATCACTGAAAATGCGTTAATAAAGCGGCCGGAAGAGATTGCCCATGCGCTGGCATGTGTGGCGGCGATGGGGGTTACCCTGGCGCTGGATGACTTTGGCACCGGCTACTCTTCCCTCGAGCATCTGATGCACTTCCCCATTCAGGTGATCAAAATCGATAAGAGCTTGGTGTCCACAGTGCCTGAGGATGAAAAGGGGTGTAAGTTGCTGACAGCGCTGCTTAATTTTACTGAGGGGTTTGACATGGTGTCTGTGGCTGAAGGCATTGAAACCCGCGAGCAAGCCGAGTTTTGCGCCGCCCATGGCTGCCGGTTGCTGCAGGGCTACCTGTATGGTCGGCCTGTGGATGCGGCCACCTTTGAGCAGGAAGTGCTACTGCCAGCGGTGTCGAAATACCGGGTTGGCTGA
- the rimK gene encoding 30S ribosomal protein S6--L-glutamate ligase, whose translation MKIGVLSQFPELYSTRRLVEACVSRGHEAQVINPINCYMNINSVKPSIHLEGAEVPHLDAIIPRIHASVTFYGCAVVRQFEMMGVYAANDSISIARSRDKLRALQLLSRKGVGMPITGFANKPHDIPDLINMVGGTPLVIKLLEGTQGIGVVLAETRKAAESVIEAFLGLKANIMVQEFIKEANGSDIRCFVVGDKVVAAMRRQGPEGDFRSNLHLGGSAEKIKITPEERKTAVAAVKAMGLVVAGVDILRSSRGPLVLEVNSAPGIEGIEQATGIKVAEPIVEHIEKMVAARKANRPVIA comes from the coding sequence ATGAAAATTGGTGTGCTTTCTCAGTTCCCTGAACTTTACTCCACCCGCCGACTGGTGGAAGCCTGCGTATCCCGGGGACATGAGGCGCAGGTGATTAACCCCATCAATTGCTACATGAATATCAACTCGGTGAAGCCGAGCATTCATCTGGAAGGGGCAGAAGTGCCTCATCTTGATGCCATCATCCCCCGCATCCATGCCAGTGTGACCTTCTACGGCTGCGCCGTAGTGCGCCAGTTTGAGATGATGGGGGTGTATGCCGCCAACGATTCCATTTCCATTGCCCGTTCGCGGGATAAGCTGCGGGCGTTGCAGTTACTGTCCCGCAAAGGGGTTGGCATGCCAATCACCGGCTTTGCCAATAAGCCCCATGATATTCCCGACCTTATCAATATGGTTGGCGGTACGCCGCTGGTGATTAAGCTGCTGGAAGGCACTCAGGGTATAGGCGTGGTGCTGGCGGAAACCCGTAAAGCTGCTGAGAGTGTGATTGAGGCCTTCCTGGGACTTAAAGCCAACATCATGGTGCAGGAATTTATCAAAGAGGCCAACGGCAGCGACATCCGCTGTTTCGTGGTGGGTGACAAGGTGGTAGCCGCCATGCGCCGCCAGGGGCCGGAGGGCGATTTTCGCTCTAATCTGCATCTTGGCGGCAGTGCCGAGAAAATCAAAATCACCCCTGAAGAGCGGAAAACTGCAGTGGCTGCGGTCAAGGCCATGGGCTTGGTTGTGGCCGGGGTGGATATTCTGCGCTCGTCCCGTGGGCCTTTGGTGCTGGAAGTGAATTCGGCGCCGGGCATCGAGGGCATAGAGCAGGCCACCGGCATCAAGGTGGCAGAGCCCATCGTCGAGCATATCGAGAAGATGGTGGCGGCTCGCAAAGCGAACCGCCCGGTTATTGCCTGA
- a CDS encoding TorF family putative porin: MTKTPVCLLLLGALAASSPAMAALDGNIGVSSNYLWRGISQTGDAVALDGGIDYSHDSGFYAGFWASNVDFGDDTTFELDLYGGYSGQITEAIGFDVGYLYYGYPDADADIDFGELYASLSWEWLTLGYARVIHAGNDLAPDGLSDDDMDYLSAEVSIPLSDSLSLDFHYGYSSGDVVSSWYDESSYSDYSAAITKSTDLGDVSFIVSDTDLDGDDPKVALRWAYSFGL, encoded by the coding sequence ATGACCAAAACACCTGTTTGCTTACTGCTACTGGGCGCCCTGGCCGCCAGCTCACCCGCAATGGCGGCACTGGATGGCAATATTGGCGTGAGCTCCAACTACCTGTGGCGCGGGATCAGCCAGACCGGCGATGCCGTGGCACTGGATGGCGGCATTGATTACAGCCACGACAGCGGCTTTTACGCAGGGTTCTGGGCATCCAATGTCGACTTTGGCGACGACACTACCTTTGAGCTCGACCTCTACGGCGGCTACAGCGGCCAGATCACCGAAGCTATTGGTTTTGATGTGGGTTATCTCTATTACGGCTATCCGGATGCGGATGCCGATATCGATTTTGGCGAGCTCTATGCCAGCCTCAGCTGGGAGTGGCTGACCCTGGGTTACGCCCGGGTTATCCATGCCGGTAATGACCTGGCGCCGGATGGATTGTCAGATGACGATATGGATTACCTGAGCGCCGAGGTGTCCATTCCCCTGAGCGACAGTCTGAGCCTGGATTTCCACTACGGCTATTCCAGCGGTGATGTGGTGAGCAGCTGGTACGACGAATCGAGCTACAGCGACTACTCGGCGGCCATTACCAAGAGCACCGACCTGGGTGATGTGAGCTTTATCGTCTCCGACACCGATCTTGACGGAGACGATCCCAAGGTCGCACTGCGCTGGGCATACTCTTTCGGGCTGTGA
- a CDS encoding HU family DNA-binding protein produces the protein MNRTELIAKIAESADLTKAEAGRALKSFEEAVTAAMKEGDKISIVGFGSFETSTRAERTGRNPQTGKEIKIPAATIPKFKAGKALRDSVN, from the coding sequence ATGAACAGAACTGAACTTATCGCCAAGATTGCCGAGAGCGCCGACCTGACCAAAGCCGAGGCTGGCCGTGCACTGAAATCCTTTGAAGAAGCTGTGACTGCCGCCATGAAAGAAGGCGACAAGATTTCTATCGTAGGTTTCGGTTCATTCGAAACCAGCACCCGCGCCGAGCGCACCGGTCGTAACCCACAGACCGGCAAGGAAATCAAAATCCCTGCGGCAACCATTCCAAAGTTCAAGGCCGGTAAGGCCCTGCGTGACAGCGTTAACTAA
- a CDS encoding response regulator, with amino-acid sequence MHQLSPSELSILLVEPSDTQRKIIINRLRDEGILNIETAPGLEEARELIRAHKPDLIASAMHFADGDALALLTFIKAEPGCQDIQFMLVSSECRREQLEIFRQSGVVAILPKPFYKEHLGKALNATIDLLSHDELDLSHFDVQDLRVLVVDDSRMARNVIRRTLTNLGMRQITEACDGSEAIALMREQMFDLVVTDYNMPSVDGLALTQFIRTESQQSHIPILMVSSEANDAHLSNVSQAGVNALCDKPFEPQLVKQILYQLLDEN; translated from the coding sequence ATGCATCAACTGTCACCGAGTGAATTGTCCATTCTGTTGGTTGAACCTTCAGACACCCAACGCAAAATTATCATCAATCGCCTTCGTGATGAGGGCATTCTGAACATAGAAACAGCCCCGGGGCTGGAAGAGGCCCGTGAGCTTATCCGTGCCCACAAGCCGGATCTGATTGCCAGTGCCATGCATTTTGCCGATGGCGATGCCCTGGCGCTGCTGACCTTTATCAAGGCCGAACCCGGTTGTCAGGATATTCAGTTTATGCTGGTGTCCAGCGAGTGCCGCCGCGAGCAGTTGGAGATTTTCCGTCAGTCCGGCGTGGTCGCCATTCTGCCCAAGCCGTTTTACAAGGAGCACCTGGGCAAGGCGCTCAACGCGACCATCGACCTGCTGTCCCACGATGAGCTGGATCTGTCCCACTTCGATGTGCAGGACCTGCGGGTGCTGGTTGTGGACGACAGCCGCATGGCCCGCAATGTCATTCGCCGCACCCTCACCAACCTTGGCATGCGCCAAATTACCGAGGCCTGTGATGGCAGTGAGGCGATTGCCCTGATGCGCGAGCAGATGTTCGATCTGGTGGTGACCGACTACAACATGCCCAGCGTCGATGGTCTGGCGCTGACCCAGTTTATCCGCACCGAAAGCCAGCAATCCCATATTCCCATCCTGATGGTATCGTCCGAAGCCAACGATGCGCATTTGTCCAACGTCAGCCAGGCTGGCGTCAACGCCTTGTGTGATAAGCCTTTTGAGCCACAATTGGTGAAGCAAATCCTTTACCAGCTGCTGGATGAGAATTAA
- a CDS encoding DUF4240 domain-containing protein gives MTENQFWQLVTRQSADESQESLCERLKLALEPMDNDQLKAFDKWFGQKMRQAYTWPLWGAAYVVTGCDSDYGFAEFRSFLISLGQEWFERIVANPDALAGLPGWPTVDGYAYPFIEDYDLIAGQIYEDRTSQELPFVPSGSVNPAGKQFSTRPKDLKANYPALCQLFPF, from the coding sequence ATGACCGAAAACCAATTTTGGCAGTTGGTAACCCGCCAAAGCGCCGATGAATCTCAGGAAAGTCTGTGTGAGCGGCTGAAACTGGCGCTGGAGCCGATGGATAATGACCAGCTGAAAGCCTTCGATAAATGGTTTGGGCAGAAGATGCGTCAGGCCTATACCTGGCCGCTGTGGGGCGCTGCCTACGTGGTAACCGGATGTGACAGCGACTACGGCTTTGCCGAGTTTCGCAGCTTTTTGATTTCCCTTGGTCAGGAATGGTTTGAGCGCATTGTTGCGAACCCGGATGCACTGGCCGGATTGCCGGGCTGGCCGACAGTGGATGGCTACGCTTATCCCTTTATTGAAGATTACGATCTGATTGCCGGGCAGATTTACGAGGACAGAACTTCGCAGGAGCTGCCCTTCGTGCCCTCTGGCAGTGTCAACCCAGCGGGCAAGCAGTTCAGTACCCGCCCGAAGGATCTTAAGGCCAATTACCCGGCCCTGTGTCAGCTGTTTCCTTTCTGA
- a CDS encoding DUF3016 domain-containing protein: MKSKMILIAGLFIAGSAMAADEATPNPVTEDGAVKITWQEPKKFRDIKSSGELQSRYENRMFETLTKELNKEASKSLKPNQKLELVVTDVDLAGDMRPTFGATANDLRIVKEIYPPRLTFTYQVLDGEQVVIAGDEKLTNLNFMNDIRPVNDKPFMHESRLLSQWFDKQVAPKL; this comes from the coding sequence ATGAAATCCAAGATGATTCTGATTGCCGGTCTCTTTATTGCAGGTTCTGCGATGGCGGCCGACGAGGCCACCCCGAACCCGGTGACCGAAGACGGCGCGGTGAAGATCACCTGGCAGGAGCCGAAAAAGTTTCGCGATATCAAATCCAGCGGTGAGCTGCAGTCACGCTATGAGAATCGCATGTTTGAGACCCTGACCAAGGAGCTCAATAAAGAGGCGTCCAAGTCGCTCAAACCTAACCAGAAACTGGAACTGGTTGTAACCGATGTGGATCTGGCCGGTGATATGCGCCCCACCTTTGGCGCCACTGCCAACGATCTGCGAATCGTGAAGGAAATCTACCCACCACGCCTGACCTTTACCTATCAGGTGCTGGACGGCGAGCAGGTGGTGATTGCCGGTGACGAGAAGCTCACCAACCTGAACTTTATGAACGACATTCGTCCGGTAAACGATAAGCCGTTTATGCATGAGTCCCGTCTCTTGTCCCAGTGGTTCGACAAGCAAGTGGCTCCCAAGCTGTAA